The DNA sequence GTTTAAACTCAGATCCTAAAATGCAGTATTCATGATTTGCTAACTGTGATTTCAAATTACGATTTTAATCAGAAATCTTttaatgtttcagctgcagtcgTCGTCCTTAAagatttttctcttgtccagGTGAAACATGTTGTTTGGAGTGTAGCTCACTCTGATTGGTTCTCTCTCCAGTCACATGTTAATGAGGTCACTAGGAGCTGATGTCATCACATGCAGAGTGACAgatcagaaacattttcattatcaATTGATCAGATGATTGATTTAGTGCATTAATAAGTCTGTGAAACTTCAATATGTCCATGTTCTgtttgaccaaaaacatcacaatgttcAGTTTctgatgaaagaaaagcagcaaagacTTCACTTTAttgtgctgttattttttaaactttgtttttctatttttttcaaagaattttttttcagaaatttgcaaCAGAAAACGCAAATACACATATTTATAAAGCATATAACAGTATTATTGACAGAAACAGTTGAGAGGATCAGAGCATAACACTACAAACTATAACATGAGAATATTGTTTTCAGAGATCATTtatcaaaacaaagcagattatcTCCTCATTGTGAGCTACCTGTCCCATTTTTCCCACAGATCATCGTATTTGTCTTTCTGAAGTCTTAAACTGAAAGTCATATGTTCTGTACTCTGGATATTTGTGATCCTATCTGCCCATTGGTTGATAGTAGAAGGTTCCCTACAGAGCCATCGCCTTGTTACAGCCTTTTTACTCGCTGCCATAAAGAGCTGGAGAAGATATTTGTCACTTTTAGATGAATTCAGGTTCATGTTccataaataaaatgacatgcaAGTGAACTGAATCTGGTGACAGAGGACTTGTCAGACAGAGACATGAACACTGTCCCAGAAGGGTTTAAGAACTGAGCATCAGAATATGTGTCTGGTCTGCTTCACAGAGGACACATCCTCTCCAGCATTTGGGTTGAGTGCCAGTCTGGTTGGACTTTTGATTAGGAGTTATAAAATATCTGATGCAGTTTTTCCATGAGAAATCCTTTCATGTATGTGAAGCAGTagttgtgatttttcttttaatcctaTTTGTCCACTTTTCAGGGGCGATCACAATCCTcaattatttttccatttagcCTTTACATCACTGGTTGAGTGGCCTCTTAGTTCCACTGTCTACCTGTATTGTTGTCCAAGAATCTCAGTGGAAAGTTTTGTATTGTTGGTTCTGGTGAACATTTGTGTTATCCCTCATAGATTTCTTATCCTTCAACATTTTTATCAGAATAATGAGGGAGTTGGAGGTATCTATAAAAATCCTGTCAAGTAAatccagggctccagactaagaccaaaatgtgaacaaacatttattttaaagtgtGAGATTTGAAATTTCAACTAGTTGCATTTGGGCAAGTGAATGATGATCATGAAGCTGTGTTGGTGTTGCTGTAATACTTTTATAACTTTAATTGCTGTCAGTCTGTCCATGCCTGGTGCATAAAACAAGCTGTTAGTTGAtgtgtgttgaaaaaatgaAGTGGTCTGTAgctgattatttaaaaagaaaatgagaaaagaggagatggacaaagagagacacagaaacacctGATGATCAGAGTTCAGGTGGAGGCAGGAAGATACTGGACCGAGAaggaaaaaagcaatttattcaATTAAATGGCTGAAGTAGAAGTAAGGcctcaaaatgaaatgaaaattaaacagGAAAATTATTTTAACCTCTCATCATTGCATGAACATGATTTACTGTGATCCTCTCGTGAAATGCAGAGCACAACAACATGTGCTGCTCATAGAAAAGAATGCAtgtagaaaaacatcactggTTTTCATCTCggacaaatctgacattagaacacCTAGTTTACTCTTTTCAAggtcatttttggtcaaacACCCGTCTGAGCACCACAGCCACCCAGCTGCTTCACTAGTTTTATATTGTCTATACATTTATATTGtctattatattttatattgtctTTCTACACATAGTTGTTTTCTGCCTATCTGTCAGCATGTAGATCACTGTGCTCAACTCaggttatttttaaatgtgctccataaatacatttcatctgatgtcatttgtctgtgtggACAGATGTACTGAGAtctaactgttgatgttgatccacagagtggaccagcagaactcagaggttctCAGAGTTCAGTCtgaccagcagcatcacctggactccatattcatggtgagttcatggacaacaagttgttctccatctgttgtgttcaggcgtctccatgctgctctttgtagaccagtggactgtcagtgtgtccaacatggatctgatgtttggctccatgatttgactctgatggactcattcacacatttctctgttccagctgctggaggacaacatggtgacttttgtgaagaaggagctgaagaagatgcagaaggcTGTaagtccagattacccagaatgctcagagagacagagggaggatgaggagaagttggagggtgatgatgaagatcagaggagcagcagagagatgtttcagcagatcacagtgttgttcctgaggaggatgaagcaggagaagctggctgactgtctgcagagcagtaagaggatttgtgtaaagactgaagctgctgatcaacagaacatttactaaagtctcagaatatATTCACAGAATCATTCTTTAGGAGGATGAACTGctgtaatatttactgtcatttattcattgttctcatgtttttttcattcagaacttgccGCTGCAGTTTGTAGACGTAAACTTAAATGTGGTCtaaagaagaagttccagagagtgtttgagggcatcgctaaagcaggacagtcgaccctcctgaatgagatctacacagagctgtacatcacagagggagggactgcagaggtcaatgatgaacatgaggtcagacagattgaagcagcatccaggaaagcagacagagcagaaagaagcatcagaccagaagacatctttaaaggctcacctggaagagatggaccaatcagaacagtgatgacacagggagtggctggcatcgggaaaacagtgttaacacagaagttgactctggactgggctgaagacaaaagcaaccaggacatccacttcatgtttccattgactttcagagagctgaatgtgctgaaagagagaaagttgagcttggtggaacttgttcatcacttcttcagtgaaaccaaagcagcaggaatgtgcaggtttgaagacttccaggttgtgttgatctttgacggtctggatgagtgtcgccttcctctggacttccacaacaatgaggtcctgactgatgttacagagtctacctcagtggatgtgctgctgacaaacctgatcagggggaatctgcttccctctgctcgcctctggataaccacacgacctgcagcagccaatcagatccctcctgactgtgtggacatggtgacagaTGTCAGAGGGTttaccgacccacagaaggaggagtacttcaggaagagatccaaagatgaggagcaggccagcagcatcatctcccacattaaagcagcacaaagcctccacatcatgtgccacatcccagtattctgctggatcactgctacagttctggaggagctgctgagaaccaGAGAGGgtggagatctgcccagaaccctgactgagatgtacatccaccacctggtggttcagaccaaagtcaagaaggtcaagtatgatggaggagctgagacagattcacactggagtccagacagcaggaggatgattgagtctctgggaaaactggcttttgagcagctgcagaaaggaaacctgatcttctatgagtccgacctgaaagagtgtggcatcgatatggaagcagcctcagtgtactcaggagtgttcacacagatctttaaagaggagagaggactgtaccaggacaaggtgttctgcttcatccatctgagcgttcaggagtttctggctgcagtctacatgttccactgttacaccaacaggaaggagaaggttctggaggacttcctgggaaaagactggaaagacaaGAACAGAGACACTCTGGACGTGTTCCTGaacagagtcatggagaaatccctgagaagtaaaaatggtcacctggacctgtttgttcgcttccttcatggcctctgtctggagtccaaccagagactcttaggaggtctgctgggtcgGACAGAGAACCatccagaaatgatccagagagTCATGAAGAACCTGAAGGAGATGAACAGTGATGAAAtgtctccagacagaagcatcaacatcttccactgtctgatggagatgaaggatctctcagtacatcaggagatccaagagttcctTCAGTCAAAGAACAGATCAGGGAAATTCCTCTCTGAGatccactgctcagctctggcctacatgctgcagatgtctgaggaggttctggataaGTTGGACCTGAACAAGTACAGAACAACAAAGGAGGGAAAACggagactgattccagctgtgaggaactgcagaaaggctcggtgagtccagatgtaatgaacatgatcagtcagtgtagatcagtagttcagttcttcagatCTTCTCATTAGAACATCTCATTATTCTGAatgttccatttatttattccaaACATAACATGTCAGCTGTGTTCAGTCTCAGATGCTCTTGAGCTGTTTCAAACGCTGTGAAAATGTCAGTCACAAATTTTCTCCTTCATCCTTTACATGCAGTTAGAGGTGAGATCACTGAGCTAAAGACATCTGCTTTATCTGTTGGAGGACTTTTTATTTGGTTCTGACATTTAGGTCCTGAAATGTCAAATCAATGAATGGATGTCACTGATGAAGCTGGCCATAtggaaagaacatttaaagaggGTTTGACGTTAACTTCATGTAAATGAAGTCGACGTTCCATCATACTGACTCATGTCACACTCTATCAGTAACGTTCATCACAACAACATCTTTGGATGAGCTGATCTATACAGAGCTCTGCTAATCTGAAGGCAAAGTACTTTACAACAGCAGAAGTCTGTCCATGTAGTGGTTCAGGTCAGTTTTCTAAGGTCAGATGAAGTCACTAAGTCATTCTGCCATTTTGCTGACAGCATCAACTGCTTTGGGGTCTAAATGATGGTGATGAAAGGATGCAgttgttgtgcagcagctggatgcCAGCAGCAGGTGTATTAGAGGAGGTGGAGGCTCAGGCTGGATGCTCCGATTAAGGTGAAATCAGTAGAGCTCATGGTCCCACTGGGATTTTATAAAAAGTGTTTCAAAGGGAGGATGCGCTGGATGCACACAAGAAAGTAGTTCTAGCAGCGGCAGGCctggactggcaatcgggagaggcgggacttttcccggtggcctgcctccttattggcctgcctggacaggccagccacggactggcaggccaatgaaaaaaagttgatcggctttttggcagacaggccagagacagcagcgctagaagcctgacagagtacacgcccaccctcctgtcactcacacaaagcaagtgctctgagcttGTAGTGGGGGGCCAGTTACCCCTCTACGTATGATTTATGTCTGCCCTAATCACTCAATGTAATAACACTTGTAATTTAATTATGAGTTCTAGGTCTGAAAATATCTAAGTCTCACCATAG is a window from the Acanthochromis polyacanthus isolate Apoly-LR-REF ecotype Palm Island chromosome 23, KAUST_Apoly_ChrSc, whole genome shotgun sequence genome containing:
- the LOC127532503 gene encoding NACHT, LRR and PYD domains-containing protein 3-like is translated as MERIHQNPGPEPEPEPGPEPSCVSMKSDQSKGGFIDFKRRQPSAGQMIHQNPEPGPGPELSCVSMKSDHSKGGVIDFKRRQPSDGQKVDQQNSEVLRVQSDQQHHLDSIFMLLEDNMVTFVKKELKKMQKAVSPDYPECSERQREDEEKLEGDDEDQRSSREMFQQITVLFLRRMKQEKLADCLQSKLAAAVCRRKLKCGLKKKFQRVFEGIAKAGQSTLLNEIYTELYITEGGTAEVNDEHEVRQIEAASRKADRAERSIRPEDIFKGSPGRDGPIRTVMTQGVAGIGKTVLTQKLTLDWAEDKSNQDIHFMFPLTFRELNVLKERKLSLVELVHHFFSETKAAGMCRFEDFQVVLIFDGLDECRLPLDFHNNEVLTDVTESTSVDVLLTNLIRGNLLPSARLWITTRPAAANQIPPDCVDMVTDVRGFTDPQKEEYFRKRSKDEEQASSIISHIKAAQSLHIMCHIPVFCWITATVLEELLRTREGGDLPRTLTEMYIHHLVVQTKVKKVKYDGGAETDSHWSPDSRRMIESLGKLAFEQLQKGNLIFYESDLKECGIDMEAASVYSGVFTQIFKEERGLYQDKVFCFIHLSVQEFLAAVYMFHCYTNRKEKVLEDFLGKDWKDKNRDTLDVFLNRVMEKSLRSKNGHLDLFVRFLHGLCLESNQRLLGGLLGRTENHPEMIQRVMKNLKEMNSDEMSPDRSINIFHCLMEMKDLSVHQEIQEFLQSKNRSGKFLSEIHCSALAYMLQMSEEVLDKLDLNKYRTTKEGKRRLIPAVRNCRKARLYNCELSESHCEVVASALKSNPSHLIELNLSGNNLQDSGVKHLCDGLQSPNCKLETLRLEYCSLSEISCDSLVSALKSNPSHLEHLDLRGNNLYDSGVKHVSGFLESPDCILKT